The following coding sequences lie in one Apium graveolens cultivar Ventura chromosome 3, ASM990537v1, whole genome shotgun sequence genomic window:
- the LOC141712957 gene encoding uncharacterized protein LOC141712957 isoform X2, translated as MPSLDCHTKCVYSVYMHKWSTRLPQLLHLPDYHPLCLSAFSYTVIMHWFNMQSWKNVIFEKGKPPSMSMGCTSSIGWKKKKNIPEVTIFVPQLRVPVRSDDLQKILRSVVPTDVDKISCLRNQIILVAEDTGGSAISELQHALEEYLSLLVGVNKTEECGIEKLVEFKWKNLSDGRQEVCVQSWQFEVFSVIHMMATLTLTEANSMLTSKDQATSSDRTVSSDSMRNAVELLLKAAGYLELIIRDVLVHLPPDIRLPKDLHEGTLEAISIQALAQGTEMQLGLAVESQNATLSVKRRLACEQLSYLGQAHYCLSTSNNNQGYGKKHMLFIKWKYLEAKAAAYYYNGLMLDKGTEPASHISAVCCFLAAEDLLAESKKACLSFCLAVPVTRPPPIWGAMKNLNKKIPEIALRKSQMYGYLMEQDKGLQILPDLPEFQLSLKPEDYHLPEPNSAWNTENLEINWHTPNEQLVNNEDDMEIK; from the exons ATGCCTTCACTTGATTGTCATACGAAATGTGTATATAGTGTCTACATGCATAAGTGGTCAACCAGACTGCCTCAATTGCTTCACCTTCCTGATTATCACCCTTTGTGTTTGTCTGCCTTCTCATATACAGTTATAATGCATTGGTTCAATATGCAGAGTTGGAAG AATGTTATATTTGAGAAAGGAAAGCCCCCTTCAATGTCAATGGGATGCACATCCTCTATTGGatggaagaaaaagaagaatattcCAGAAGTTACCATTTTCGTTCCTCAACTGCGAGTTCCAGTTAGGTCCGATGATCTTCAGAAGATCCTTAGAAGTGTAGTTCCTACAGACGTTGATAAAATAAGCTGTCTGCGGAATCAGATTATTTTAGTGGCAGAAGATACTG GGGGGTCTGCAATTTCTGAATTACAACATGCCCTAGAGGAGTACTTGTCTCTTCTTGTAGGTGTCAACAAGACAG AAGAATGTGGTATCGAAAAACTGGTGGAATTCAAGTGGAAAAATTTATCAGACGGACGACAA GAAGTTTGTGTTCAAAGCTGGCAGTTTGAGGTTTTCTCAGTGATTCATATGATGGCCACATTGACATTGACTGAGGCTAATTCAATGCTAACTTCCAAGGATCAGGCTACTAGTAGCGACAGGACTGTTTCATCGG ATAGTATGAGAAATGCTGTTGAATTGTTGCTCAAGGCGGCAGGGTACTTGGAATTAATAATCCGGGATGTTTTGGTTCACTTACCGCCAGATATTAG GTTGCCAAAAGATTTGCATGAGGGTACACTGGAAGCTATTTCAATTCAAGCACTCGCACAG GGAACTGAAATGCAGCTTGGTTTAGCTGTTGAAAGCCAAAATGCAACTCTCTCTGTAAAAAGGAGATTGGCCTGTGAACAACTGAGTTATCTAGGACAG GCTCATTATTGTTTGTCGACAAGCAACAACAATCAAGGATACGGAAAGAAGCATATGTTGTTCATTAAATGGAAATACCTTGAAGCAAAG GCTGCAGCTTACTACTACAATGGTCTGATGCTTGACAAGGGCACTGAGCCAGCTTCCCACATCTCTGCTGTTTGTTGTTTCCTTGCTGCTGAAGATCTTCTTGCTGAAAGCAAGAAGGCCTGTTTGAGCTTTTGCCTCGCTGTTCCTGTGACCAG GCCTCCTCCTATATGGGGTGCAATGAAGAATCTTAACAAAAAGATTCCTGAGATTGCATTAAGAAAGTCTCAGATGTATGGCTACCTAATGGAGCAGGACAA GGGCCTACAAATCTTGCCCGATCTTCCCGAGTTTCAGTTGTCACTAAAACCAGAAGATTACCATTTGCCAGAACCAAACTCAGCATGGAATACCGAAAATCTGGAAATCAATTGGCATACCCCTAACGAGCAGCTTGTAAATAATGAAGATGATATGGAAATTAAGTAG
- the LOC141712957 gene encoding uncharacterized protein LOC141712957 isoform X1 has protein sequence MPSLDCHTKCVYSVYMHKWSTRLPQLLHLPDYHPLCLSAFSYTVIMHWFNMQSWKNVIFEKGKPPSMSMGCTSSIGWKKKKNIPEVTIFVPQLRVPVRSDDLQKILRSVVPTDVDKISCLRNQIILVAEDTGGSAISELQHALEEYLSLLVGVNKTEECGIEKLVEFKWKNLSDGRQEVCVQSWQFEVFSVIHMMATLTLTEANSMLTSKDQATSSDRTVSSDSMRNAVELLLKAAGYLELIIRDVLVHLPPDIRSRLPKDLHEGTLEAISIQALAQGTEMQLGLAVESQNATLSVKRRLACEQLSYLGQAHYCLSTSNNNQGYGKKHMLFIKWKYLEAKAAAYYYNGLMLDKGTEPASHISAVCCFLAAEDLLAESKKACLSFCLAVPVTRPPPIWGAMKNLNKKIPEIALRKSQMYGYLMEQDKGLQILPDLPEFQLSLKPEDYHLPEPNSAWNTENLEINWHTPNEQLVNNEDDMEIK, from the exons ATGCCTTCACTTGATTGTCATACGAAATGTGTATATAGTGTCTACATGCATAAGTGGTCAACCAGACTGCCTCAATTGCTTCACCTTCCTGATTATCACCCTTTGTGTTTGTCTGCCTTCTCATATACAGTTATAATGCATTGGTTCAATATGCAGAGTTGGAAG AATGTTATATTTGAGAAAGGAAAGCCCCCTTCAATGTCAATGGGATGCACATCCTCTATTGGatggaagaaaaagaagaatattcCAGAAGTTACCATTTTCGTTCCTCAACTGCGAGTTCCAGTTAGGTCCGATGATCTTCAGAAGATCCTTAGAAGTGTAGTTCCTACAGACGTTGATAAAATAAGCTGTCTGCGGAATCAGATTATTTTAGTGGCAGAAGATACTG GGGGGTCTGCAATTTCTGAATTACAACATGCCCTAGAGGAGTACTTGTCTCTTCTTGTAGGTGTCAACAAGACAG AAGAATGTGGTATCGAAAAACTGGTGGAATTCAAGTGGAAAAATTTATCAGACGGACGACAA GAAGTTTGTGTTCAAAGCTGGCAGTTTGAGGTTTTCTCAGTGATTCATATGATGGCCACATTGACATTGACTGAGGCTAATTCAATGCTAACTTCCAAGGATCAGGCTACTAGTAGCGACAGGACTGTTTCATCGG ATAGTATGAGAAATGCTGTTGAATTGTTGCTCAAGGCGGCAGGGTACTTGGAATTAATAATCCGGGATGTTTTGGTTCACTTACCGCCAGATATTAG GAGCAGGTTGCCAAAAGATTTGCATGAGGGTACACTGGAAGCTATTTCAATTCAAGCACTCGCACAG GGAACTGAAATGCAGCTTGGTTTAGCTGTTGAAAGCCAAAATGCAACTCTCTCTGTAAAAAGGAGATTGGCCTGTGAACAACTGAGTTATCTAGGACAG GCTCATTATTGTTTGTCGACAAGCAACAACAATCAAGGATACGGAAAGAAGCATATGTTGTTCATTAAATGGAAATACCTTGAAGCAAAG GCTGCAGCTTACTACTACAATGGTCTGATGCTTGACAAGGGCACTGAGCCAGCTTCCCACATCTCTGCTGTTTGTTGTTTCCTTGCTGCTGAAGATCTTCTTGCTGAAAGCAAGAAGGCCTGTTTGAGCTTTTGCCTCGCTGTTCCTGTGACCAG GCCTCCTCCTATATGGGGTGCAATGAAGAATCTTAACAAAAAGATTCCTGAGATTGCATTAAGAAAGTCTCAGATGTATGGCTACCTAATGGAGCAGGACAA GGGCCTACAAATCTTGCCCGATCTTCCCGAGTTTCAGTTGTCACTAAAACCAGAAGATTACCATTTGCCAGAACCAAACTCAGCATGGAATACCGAAAATCTGGAAATCAATTGGCATACCCCTAACGAGCAGCTTGTAAATAATGAAGATGATATGGAAATTAAGTAG
- the LOC141712957 gene encoding uncharacterized protein LOC141712957 isoform X5: protein MSMGCTSSIGWKKKKNIPEVTIFVPQLRVPVRSDDLQKILRSVVPTDVDKISCLRNQIILVAEDTGGSAISELQHALEEYLSLLVGVNKTEECGIEKLVEFKWKNLSDGRQEVCVQSWQFEVFSVIHMMATLTLTEANSMLTSKDQATSSDRTVSSDSMRNAVELLLKAAGYLELIIRDVLVHLPPDIRSRLPKDLHEGTLEAISIQALAQGTEMQLGLAVESQNATLSVKRRLACEQLSYLGQAHYCLSTSNNNQGYGKKHMLFIKWKYLEAKAAAYYYNGLMLDKGTEPASHISAVCCFLAAEDLLAESKKACLSFCLAVPVTRPPPIWGAMKNLNKKIPEIALRKSQMYGYLMEQDKGLQILPDLPEFQLSLKPEDYHLPEPNSAWNTENLEINWHTPNEQLVNNEDDMEIK from the exons ATGTCAATGGGATGCACATCCTCTATTGGatggaagaaaaagaagaatattcCAGAAGTTACCATTTTCGTTCCTCAACTGCGAGTTCCAGTTAGGTCCGATGATCTTCAGAAGATCCTTAGAAGTGTAGTTCCTACAGACGTTGATAAAATAAGCTGTCTGCGGAATCAGATTATTTTAGTGGCAGAAGATACTG GGGGGTCTGCAATTTCTGAATTACAACATGCCCTAGAGGAGTACTTGTCTCTTCTTGTAGGTGTCAACAAGACAG AAGAATGTGGTATCGAAAAACTGGTGGAATTCAAGTGGAAAAATTTATCAGACGGACGACAA GAAGTTTGTGTTCAAAGCTGGCAGTTTGAGGTTTTCTCAGTGATTCATATGATGGCCACATTGACATTGACTGAGGCTAATTCAATGCTAACTTCCAAGGATCAGGCTACTAGTAGCGACAGGACTGTTTCATCGG ATAGTATGAGAAATGCTGTTGAATTGTTGCTCAAGGCGGCAGGGTACTTGGAATTAATAATCCGGGATGTTTTGGTTCACTTACCGCCAGATATTAG GAGCAGGTTGCCAAAAGATTTGCATGAGGGTACACTGGAAGCTATTTCAATTCAAGCACTCGCACAG GGAACTGAAATGCAGCTTGGTTTAGCTGTTGAAAGCCAAAATGCAACTCTCTCTGTAAAAAGGAGATTGGCCTGTGAACAACTGAGTTATCTAGGACAG GCTCATTATTGTTTGTCGACAAGCAACAACAATCAAGGATACGGAAAGAAGCATATGTTGTTCATTAAATGGAAATACCTTGAAGCAAAG GCTGCAGCTTACTACTACAATGGTCTGATGCTTGACAAGGGCACTGAGCCAGCTTCCCACATCTCTGCTGTTTGTTGTTTCCTTGCTGCTGAAGATCTTCTTGCTGAAAGCAAGAAGGCCTGTTTGAGCTTTTGCCTCGCTGTTCCTGTGACCAG GCCTCCTCCTATATGGGGTGCAATGAAGAATCTTAACAAAAAGATTCCTGAGATTGCATTAAGAAAGTCTCAGATGTATGGCTACCTAATGGAGCAGGACAA GGGCCTACAAATCTTGCCCGATCTTCCCGAGTTTCAGTTGTCACTAAAACCAGAAGATTACCATTTGCCAGAACCAAACTCAGCATGGAATACCGAAAATCTGGAAATCAATTGGCATACCCCTAACGAGCAGCTTGTAAATAATGAAGATGATATGGAAATTAAGTAG
- the LOC141712957 gene encoding uncharacterized protein LOC141712957 isoform X4 codes for MHWFNMQSWKNVIFEKGKPPSMSMGCTSSIGWKKKKNIPEVTIFVPQLRVPVRSDDLQKILRSVVPTDVDKISCLRNQIILVAEDTGGSAISELQHALEEYLSLLVGVNKTEECGIEKLVEFKWKNLSDGRQEVCVQSWQFEVFSVIHMMATLTLTEANSMLTSKDQATSSDRTVSSDSMRNAVELLLKAAGYLELIIRDVLVHLPPDIRSRLPKDLHEGTLEAISIQALAQGTEMQLGLAVESQNATLSVKRRLACEQLSYLGQAHYCLSTSNNNQGYGKKHMLFIKWKYLEAKAAAYYYNGLMLDKGTEPASHISAVCCFLAAEDLLAESKKACLSFCLAVPVTRPPPIWGAMKNLNKKIPEIALRKSQMYGYLMEQDKGLQILPDLPEFQLSLKPEDYHLPEPNSAWNTENLEINWHTPNEQLVNNEDDMEIK; via the exons ATGCATTGGTTCAATATGCAGAGTTGGAAG AATGTTATATTTGAGAAAGGAAAGCCCCCTTCAATGTCAATGGGATGCACATCCTCTATTGGatggaagaaaaagaagaatattcCAGAAGTTACCATTTTCGTTCCTCAACTGCGAGTTCCAGTTAGGTCCGATGATCTTCAGAAGATCCTTAGAAGTGTAGTTCCTACAGACGTTGATAAAATAAGCTGTCTGCGGAATCAGATTATTTTAGTGGCAGAAGATACTG GGGGGTCTGCAATTTCTGAATTACAACATGCCCTAGAGGAGTACTTGTCTCTTCTTGTAGGTGTCAACAAGACAG AAGAATGTGGTATCGAAAAACTGGTGGAATTCAAGTGGAAAAATTTATCAGACGGACGACAA GAAGTTTGTGTTCAAAGCTGGCAGTTTGAGGTTTTCTCAGTGATTCATATGATGGCCACATTGACATTGACTGAGGCTAATTCAATGCTAACTTCCAAGGATCAGGCTACTAGTAGCGACAGGACTGTTTCATCGG ATAGTATGAGAAATGCTGTTGAATTGTTGCTCAAGGCGGCAGGGTACTTGGAATTAATAATCCGGGATGTTTTGGTTCACTTACCGCCAGATATTAG GAGCAGGTTGCCAAAAGATTTGCATGAGGGTACACTGGAAGCTATTTCAATTCAAGCACTCGCACAG GGAACTGAAATGCAGCTTGGTTTAGCTGTTGAAAGCCAAAATGCAACTCTCTCTGTAAAAAGGAGATTGGCCTGTGAACAACTGAGTTATCTAGGACAG GCTCATTATTGTTTGTCGACAAGCAACAACAATCAAGGATACGGAAAGAAGCATATGTTGTTCATTAAATGGAAATACCTTGAAGCAAAG GCTGCAGCTTACTACTACAATGGTCTGATGCTTGACAAGGGCACTGAGCCAGCTTCCCACATCTCTGCTGTTTGTTGTTTCCTTGCTGCTGAAGATCTTCTTGCTGAAAGCAAGAAGGCCTGTTTGAGCTTTTGCCTCGCTGTTCCTGTGACCAG GCCTCCTCCTATATGGGGTGCAATGAAGAATCTTAACAAAAAGATTCCTGAGATTGCATTAAGAAAGTCTCAGATGTATGGCTACCTAATGGAGCAGGACAA GGGCCTACAAATCTTGCCCGATCTTCCCGAGTTTCAGTTGTCACTAAAACCAGAAGATTACCATTTGCCAGAACCAAACTCAGCATGGAATACCGAAAATCTGGAAATCAATTGGCATACCCCTAACGAGCAGCTTGTAAATAATGAAGATGATATGGAAATTAAGTAG
- the LOC141712957 gene encoding uncharacterized protein LOC141712957 isoform X3, with product MPLARHRFCSDSVFCYTHLIMHWFNMQSWKNVIFEKGKPPSMSMGCTSSIGWKKKKNIPEVTIFVPQLRVPVRSDDLQKILRSVVPTDVDKISCLRNQIILVAEDTGGSAISELQHALEEYLSLLVGVNKTEECGIEKLVEFKWKNLSDGRQEVCVQSWQFEVFSVIHMMATLTLTEANSMLTSKDQATSSDRTVSSDSMRNAVELLLKAAGYLELIIRDVLVHLPPDIRSRLPKDLHEGTLEAISIQALAQGTEMQLGLAVESQNATLSVKRRLACEQLSYLGQAHYCLSTSNNNQGYGKKHMLFIKWKYLEAKAAAYYYNGLMLDKGTEPASHISAVCCFLAAEDLLAESKKACLSFCLAVPVTRPPPIWGAMKNLNKKIPEIALRKSQMYGYLMEQDKGLQILPDLPEFQLSLKPEDYHLPEPNSAWNTENLEINWHTPNEQLVNNEDDMEIK from the exons ATGCCACTAGCCAGGCATAGATTTTGTTCCGATTCAGTCTTTTGTTACACCCATC TTATAATGCATTGGTTCAATATGCAGAGTTGGAAG AATGTTATATTTGAGAAAGGAAAGCCCCCTTCAATGTCAATGGGATGCACATCCTCTATTGGatggaagaaaaagaagaatattcCAGAAGTTACCATTTTCGTTCCTCAACTGCGAGTTCCAGTTAGGTCCGATGATCTTCAGAAGATCCTTAGAAGTGTAGTTCCTACAGACGTTGATAAAATAAGCTGTCTGCGGAATCAGATTATTTTAGTGGCAGAAGATACTG GGGGGTCTGCAATTTCTGAATTACAACATGCCCTAGAGGAGTACTTGTCTCTTCTTGTAGGTGTCAACAAGACAG AAGAATGTGGTATCGAAAAACTGGTGGAATTCAAGTGGAAAAATTTATCAGACGGACGACAA GAAGTTTGTGTTCAAAGCTGGCAGTTTGAGGTTTTCTCAGTGATTCATATGATGGCCACATTGACATTGACTGAGGCTAATTCAATGCTAACTTCCAAGGATCAGGCTACTAGTAGCGACAGGACTGTTTCATCGG ATAGTATGAGAAATGCTGTTGAATTGTTGCTCAAGGCGGCAGGGTACTTGGAATTAATAATCCGGGATGTTTTGGTTCACTTACCGCCAGATATTAG GAGCAGGTTGCCAAAAGATTTGCATGAGGGTACACTGGAAGCTATTTCAATTCAAGCACTCGCACAG GGAACTGAAATGCAGCTTGGTTTAGCTGTTGAAAGCCAAAATGCAACTCTCTCTGTAAAAAGGAGATTGGCCTGTGAACAACTGAGTTATCTAGGACAG GCTCATTATTGTTTGTCGACAAGCAACAACAATCAAGGATACGGAAAGAAGCATATGTTGTTCATTAAATGGAAATACCTTGAAGCAAAG GCTGCAGCTTACTACTACAATGGTCTGATGCTTGACAAGGGCACTGAGCCAGCTTCCCACATCTCTGCTGTTTGTTGTTTCCTTGCTGCTGAAGATCTTCTTGCTGAAAGCAAGAAGGCCTGTTTGAGCTTTTGCCTCGCTGTTCCTGTGACCAG GCCTCCTCCTATATGGGGTGCAATGAAGAATCTTAACAAAAAGATTCCTGAGATTGCATTAAGAAAGTCTCAGATGTATGGCTACCTAATGGAGCAGGACAA GGGCCTACAAATCTTGCCCGATCTTCCCGAGTTTCAGTTGTCACTAAAACCAGAAGATTACCATTTGCCAGAACCAAACTCAGCATGGAATACCGAAAATCTGGAAATCAATTGGCATACCCCTAACGAGCAGCTTGTAAATAATGAAGATGATATGGAAATTAAGTAG
- the LOC141712958 gene encoding uncharacterized protein LOC141712958 — protein sequence MGELKNDEEQQEALNLSTFLPKRKPDEQDALTHSDSKKPKPEAHLETKLIEQNQHSEDEEDEEEYEVEDDDEDDDEEEHSNGQAKIDLKGKGIMKDDKGKGKLIEDSEQDDDDDDSSDDDDDAINASDADSDSDLSDDPLAEVDLDNILPSRTRSRRPSSRSGVVIRNSDDKDNADE from the coding sequence ATGGGCGAGCTGAAGAATGACGAAGAACAACAAGAAGCCCTTAATCTCTCCACATTTCTTCCCAAACGTAAACCTGATGAACAAGATGCACTCACTCACTCTGATTCCAAAAAACCTAAACCTGAAGCTCATCTGGAAACCAAACTAATAGAACAAAACCAacacagtgaagatgaagaagatgaagaagagTACGAagttgaagatgatgatgaagatgatgacgAAGAGGAGCATTCAAACGGCCAAGCTAAGATTGATCTTAAAGGAAAAGGAATTATGAAAGATGACAAAGGCAAAGGCAAGCTTATCGAAGATTCGGAACAGGACGATGATGATGACGATTCTAGTGACGATGATGATGATGCTATTAATGCTTCTGATGCTGACAGTGATAGTGATTTGTCTGATGATCCTCTTGCTGAAGTTGATTTGGATAACATTCTTCCTTCCAGGACTCGTAGTCGTCGCCCTTCTTCTCGTTCTGGTGTGGTTATACGAAACAGTGATGACAAGGATAATGCTGATGAGTAG